The following is a genomic window from Candidatus Gorgyraea atricola.
TCAAAATATAATATGCATTCAGGTTGAGACGTTAGATCCTAATATTATCCATCGGGAATATAAAGATAAATACATTACTCCTTTTCTCCATACACTGTCCAAGCAATGCATTTATTATCCTTACATGGTGAACCTTAATTTTGCAGGTGGTAGTTCAGATGTAGAATTCGCAGTTTTTAATAACGTCGTTCCTTTAGAAAATTTCCCTTCCTTGAAATTGAAGTCCTATAGATATCCTAACTCCATTATCAAACAACTTAATAATCATGGTTTTAATACAAAGGCATTTCATGGGAGTGACGGATGGTTCTACAATAGAGACGTAACTTACCATAAAATGGGCTTTCAGGCATTTTATGACATTGACATAATGGAAGAAGAAAAAAAAGAACATGGATGGGGACTGAGGGACGGAGATCTATTTTCTTTTGTTGAAGGACAAATGCAAAATGAAGATACCCCATTTTTTTACTACATAATTACTATAAACAGCCACCAGCCCTATAGTGATGTTGAGGCGTGGTATTTAAATGAGCATTATAGCGATATTAAGAATAAATGGACAAGAGATTATTTTAATTCTATCTCATACGTAGATAAGGAGTTGGAAGATTTCGTATCATTTATAAAAAGCAGGGTTAAAAATTGCTATATCTTCATTTATGGAGATCATGGGGCATTCATGGCTGAAGAAGACACTACTTTATTTAAGCGGTCTTACGACACAGTCTCTCTTTTCATCATTACACCTGACAATGCTGCTTACGTAGAAAAAAAATCAGTTGCTTCTTTACTTGATATGGGTTTGACTATTTTAAATGCTTCTGGTATAGACTTCGACATATATACATATGGTGATAATTTGTTAGATTACCCCATTAAAGAAAGTACTGTTTTTACAAAAGGTGGTCTGGAAAAAAGAACATCGCAATTCGACGAATTTGAAAAAGAATATAAAAATCTGGACTTACTATGAAAAGCTGGGACAGGAAAATATATTTAATAAGGGAATTGGTGCTTAAGGATTTAAAGATTCGCTATTCAAGGCCATCATTAGGCTTTTTTTGGGCATTTTTATCTCCTGTTTTCATGGTGATGATTTTATACCTTGTTTTTGGTGTAATCTTGAGGGTAAAAATCGAAGGCGTGCCATTTGTCTTGTATTTGATGAGCGGGGTCTTCCCATGGTTATTTTTTCAGGAGTCTATTACCAGATCAGTAACCAGCTTAATGGATAACAGAAATCTTATCAAGGAATCAACTTTTCCGCATTGGCTGATACCGGTTTCTATTGTGGGCGCAAATGCCATAAATTTTTTACCTTCCTTACTTATCTTTATTGCTGCTTCTTTTATTATGATTAAAGACATTTCTGGTTTTATAGCCCTGTTACCTTTTATTTTACTCATCCATGTTGCCTTTACCGCGGGATTGTCAGTCATTGTTTCTCTCGTATACGTAAAGTGGAGAGATTTTAAATATATTTTAGACCCGCTGCTGCTTTTAATGTTCTATTTGACACCAGTATGTTATTCTTTAAGTGTAGTAAAAAATTCTTTCCCCACTTTCTTATTCAAACTGTATATTTATAATCCATTGGTCGGTATTTTAACATTATACAGGATTGTGCTATTAAAAGGATTTGTTAATGCGACGGGATATGCAAAATTATCGTCAGTAGTTATAATCCAGTTTGTTTTTATTATCCTAGTTTTAATAGCAAGTTTGTACCTATACAGGAGAGACAGGAAACATATTAACGATTATTTGTCTTATTGAATAAAATGAATCAAAAAGCAGTTACCTTAAAATCTATTCGGAAAAAATACCCCCTTGTGAAACCATCGCATAAGGGAAGGGATTTTCATGATTTTTGGGCATTAAAAGACATTGATCTTGAAATTGAGAGAGGTCAGACAATAGGTATTATTGGAAGAAACGGCGCAGGGAAAAGCACGCTTTTATATATTATAGCAGGCGTTCTTTCGCCTAGCAAAGGAGATATCCTGGTCAATGGCAGGGCAATGGGATTGTTTAATCTGGGGGTTGGTTTTCAGGATGAACTTAGCGGCAGAGAAAATATCTTTTTAAATGCTACAATCCTGGGGGCTGCGCGCGGAGAAATAGAGAATAAATTAGATTCTATAATAAAATTTTCAGAATTAGGCGAATTTATAAATATGCCTTTGGGGAGCTATTCTCAGGGCATGAGGCTGAGGTTAGGATTTAGTATTATTGCTAATCTGGATTTTGATATACTGGTAGTAGATGAGGTGTTGGCTGTTGGCGATACGCTTTTTCAGAATAAATGCTTCGAGCGATTGATAGATTTTAAGCGTCAAGGAAAGACCCTGATAATTACCACTCAGGGAATGGGGCTTATTGAGCGTTTATGTGATAGAGTAATGCTTTTGGATCACGGACAAACACTATTTACAGGCGGTCCAGCTGAAGCAATCAAGAAATACAATTCTTTATTGAACAGCGAAAGGTTTTTCGTAGGGCCTAACCAGGATGTAAATTTGGTCAAGAATACTAAAAGGTGGGCAGATAATGTATCAGACTGGGGACAGAAATTTGGCGGCAAGGAAGTCATTGTAGAATCAGTAGAATTTATAAGCAGGAACCGCGCTGCCCAAGGCAGAGTTAACACGCTAGAGTCCTTAGCTATAAGAGTATATTATACTGCAAGGGAAAGAGTGAAAGATCTGCATTTTGGCATAGCTATATTTAGAAAGGACGGCGTATATTGTTATGGTCCGAATACTGAATTTGATGGGTACGAGATATCAGAATTGAAGAAGGGTAAGGGTCATTTTGCGTTGTTTTATCACAGTATATTTCTTGCGCCTGGAACATACAGGGTATCTGTAGCTATTTGGGACAAAAAAGAGGTCCTGCCATTCGATCACCATTATGGCTGTTATGAATTGATAGTTACGGGGCGCAATGATCAAGGGTGCGGACTTTTAAATATACCTTTTAAAATCGAAAATTTTAATATCGGCCAAAATCTTGCATCATTTTTTACACGTAGAAAAAATGGACTTAGTGTGAATTTTGATTTACTGAAAGATAGATTTGGGCATCGAGATGAGCACGAAGATGTCAAAATAGATGCAGTAAATTTTTTAGATGCCCAGGGCGACAGGAAAGATATTTTTATAACCAATGAAAGTATCAGGTTTCAAATTTGTTTTAATCGGCAAAGGCTAATTAATAAACGCGGAAGATACTTATGGTTTGGGATCTACAGGGATGACGGGATATATTGTCAAGGTACAACAATGCCTTTTGGAGATCAAAGGATTTTTCAGATCCTTTTTCCGAAATTGGCATTATTGCCAGGGCAATACAGTGTTTCAATAGGCGTATGGGATTCCTTGGAGAAGAGATTTTTGATGCATCATCACGGTGTTTATCCTTTTCAAATGGTATTTGATAAACAAGATCACGGGACAGTATATCTGGAGCACGAATGGATATTAAAGGAGGACTAATATGAAAAAGACATGGCCTTTAGTCAGCATTATCATGGTTAATTACAATGGAAAGCGATACCTCAAAGGATATTTTACCTCATTGCTTAAACTTAGGTATCCAAAAAACAAGATCGAGATCATTATGATCGATAATTGTTCGACCGATGGTTCAGCAGGATTCGTAAGAAGAAATTTTCCAAATGTAAAAGTAATAAAGAACAATGTCAATAATTACGCGC
Proteins encoded in this region:
- a CDS encoding LTA synthase family protein; this translates as MRNNLKKDIFLEKIRLIFYSAIFITVVFLNSLKIDLVTSYITDRVFSISASGLYSHRFILSFMLILVVFTLLLRLKSRIFLIIFYLIQNIYLLTHFIYNLYSGSFFHFRQFFLQFSEGLNLIYHLAVPFNLKCLIVFIDLPIILLILLKFTKFSELSHKKHKLSGLFVLLIFVLLIVNIANQMICDIKSPYDGEYRIIKKYGLLCNDVIDLSFYRNEEALIKKFDYGKRMAIHSEEKLKGQPQNIICIQVETLDPNIIHREYKDKYITPFLHTLSKQCIYYPYMVNLNFAGGSSDVEFAVFNNVVPLENFPSLKLKSYRYPNSIIKQLNNHGFNTKAFHGSDGWFYNRDVTYHKMGFQAFYDIDIMEEEKKEHGWGLRDGDLFSFVEGQMQNEDTPFFYYIITINSHQPYSDVEAWYLNEHYSDIKNKWTRDYFNSISYVDKELEDFVSFIKSRVKNCYIFIYGDHGAFMAEEDTTLFKRSYDTVSLFIITPDNAAYVEKKSVASLLDMGLTILNASGIDFDIYTYGDNLLDYPIKESTVFTKGGLEKRTSQFDEFEKEYKNLDLL
- a CDS encoding ABC transporter ATP-binding protein, yielding MNQKAVTLKSIRKKYPLVKPSHKGRDFHDFWALKDIDLEIERGQTIGIIGRNGAGKSTLLYIIAGVLSPSKGDILVNGRAMGLFNLGVGFQDELSGRENIFLNATILGAARGEIENKLDSIIKFSELGEFINMPLGSYSQGMRLRLGFSIIANLDFDILVVDEVLAVGDTLFQNKCFERLIDFKRQGKTLIITTQGMGLIERLCDRVMLLDHGQTLFTGGPAEAIKKYNSLLNSERFFVGPNQDVNLVKNTKRWADNVSDWGQKFGGKEVIVESVEFISRNRAAQGRVNTLESLAIRVYYTARERVKDLHFGIAIFRKDGVYCYGPNTEFDGYEISELKKGKGHFALFYHSIFLAPGTYRVSVAIWDKKEVLPFDHHYGCYELIVTGRNDQGCGLLNIPFKIENFNIGQNLASFFTRRKNGLSVNFDLLKDRFGHRDEHEDVKIDAVNFLDAQGDRKDIFITNESIRFQICFNRQRLINKRGRYLWFGIYRDDGIYCQGTTMPFGDQRIFQILFPKLALLPGQYSVSIGVWDSLEKRFLMHHHGVYPFQMVFDKQDHGTVYLEHEWILKED